A single genomic interval of Pochonia chlamydosporia 170 chromosome 7, whole genome shotgun sequence harbors:
- a CDS encoding universal stress protein (similar to Metarhizium acridum CQMa 102 XP_007810478.1) has product MATLTETKNNRFQHHVGFDNVPSGEATKNNTLSLTLNVRHKGYQARRRSRSFMVGVDEHSYSDYAIQWLLDELVDDGDEIVCVRVIEKEIRYNDKQYQEDAANVMQNILAKNGANRAISFVLEYAVGKLHATFQKLIQMYQPAMLIVGTRGRSLGGIQGLVNSRNSFSKYCLQYSPVPVVVVRPTEKRIKKKVKRANDTTRQTYLGMLAATHGLHEADSETSSLYELEPQASPDEEAHQVAKVLGLPAAFDPTIKPLRDSLLPRSRPSSPNPAVNGTPERQPLERSPGSAGGDTEEEEEEEEEEFDVVDGLDALDQQQKLEQLHKMEVGEAAALRKGVDNEDEEESDEAQESKEAHDDEACDWPPPPKDRRRIEPVQPSCHDVSVDIPVALDSCAHEAHDSNGLVQESRQQSLEHINKQDGDSDSSSDNRASAVLPQPDIHVVTIDEPNGGSQIQRSSEVSYPMPMDDFERRARASSAPCYLRVDPPSFFHSREDAIQARLRRNRLFLARLGRQYREEDLTGWRQWTASLFQDQIVARDFAGTPLAAPHRIPAQRATAVGETEAETQQSGEVNEAEDEGSGREDQEEDPEEDPEEDPEEDQGEDQGEDQGEDQGDDQGEDQGEDQGQD; this is encoded by the exons ATGGCGACGCTAACCGAGACCAAAAACAACAGGTTTCAGCATCACGTTGGATTCGACAATGTCCCCAGTGGAGAGGCAACCAAGAACAACACCCTCTCATTGACTCTCAACGTTCGACACAAGGGCTACCAAGCTCGACGCAGATCACGCAGCTTCATGGTCGGCGTTGATGAGCATTCCTACTCCGACTATGCGATTCAGTGGTTACTCGACGAGCTGGtcgacgatggcgatgaaatTGTCTGCGTCCGGGTCATCGAAAAGGAAATTCGCTACAATGATAAACAGTACCAAGAAGATGCGGCCAATGTTATGCAAAACATTTTGGCCAAGAACGGTGCCAATCGCGCCATCAGCTTCGTCCTCGAGTACGCCGTCGGCAAATTACATGCAACCTTCCAGAAGCTG ATTCAAAtgtaccagccagccatgctcATTGTTGGCACTAGAGGTCGCTCACTGGGTGGCATTCAAGGACTGGTCAATTCTCGCAATTCCTTTTCGAAATACTGTCTACAATACTCGCCAGTTCCCGTCGTTGTCGTCCGCCCGACAGAGAAGCGCATaaagaagaaggtgaagCGTGCCAACGACACGACTCGCCAGACTTATTTGGGAATGCTCGCAGCCACCCATGGCCTGCACGAAGCCGACAGCGAAACTAGCAGTTTGTACGAATTAGAACCACAGGCTTCGCCAGACGAAGAGGCACACCAAGTTGCCAAGGTGCTGGGGCTGCCGGCCGCCTTTGACCCGACAATCAAGCCGCTGCGAGACAGCTTACTCCCACGCTCTCGCCCGTCGAGTCCCAACCCAGCTGTTAATGGCACGCCGGAGAGACAGCCGCTAGAGCGGTCACCGGGGAGTGCTGGAGGCGATaccgaagaagaggaagaagaagaagaggaggagtttgacgtTGTGGACGGACTGGATGCGCTTGATCAGCAACAGAAGCTGGAACAACTACACAAGATGGAAGTTGGAGAGGCTGCCGCCCTTAGAAAGGGTGTggacaatgaagatgaggaagagtCAGATGAGGCCCAAGAGTCCAAAGAAGC ccatgatgacGAAGCGTGTGACtggccgccgcctccaaaGGATCGGCGACGCATAGAGCCTGTCCAGCCATCGTGCCATGACGTCTCTGTGGATATCCCGGTAGCATTGGACTCTTGTGCACATGAAGCGCATGATTCgaatggtctggtgcaggAGAGCCGGCAGCAGTCCCTCGAACACATCAACAAGCAAGACGGCGACAGCGACAGCAGTAGCGACAATCGTGCCAGCGCCGTTCTCCCACAACCGGACATACACGTCGTCACGATTGACGAGCCAAATGGGGGCTCCCAAATCCAGCGCAGCTCAGAAGTGTCATATCCAATGCCcatggatgactttgaaCGCCGTGCCCGGGCCAGCTCTGCACCGTGTTATCTACGAGTAGATCCGCCATCCTTTTTTCATAGCCGCGAAGACGCTATCCAGGCAAGGCTACGGCGGAACCGGCTATTTCTGGCGCGGCTAGGCAGACAGTATCGAGAAGAGGACCTGACAGGGTGGAGACAATGGACGGCTAGTCTTTTTCAAGACCAGATTGTTGCTCGGGATTTTGCAGGCACACCACTAGCTGCACCCCATCGGATTCCCGCTCAACGCGCGACTGCCGTGGGAGAGACCGAAGCAGAAACTCAGCAATCAGGCGAGGTGAATGaggctgaagatgaaggctcTGGGAGGGAGGACCAAGAGGAAGACCCAGAGGAAGACCCAGAGGAAGACCCAGAGGAAGACCAAGGGGAAGACCAAGGGGAGGACCAAGGGGAAGATCAAGGGGATGATCAAGGGGAGGACCAAGGAGAAGATCAAGGACAGGATTAA
- a CDS encoding ribosome biogenesis protein Ria1 (similar to Neosartorya fischeri NRRL 181 XP_001259334.1) has translation MPVVTPEKLASLQRQSNDIRNICILAHVDHGKTSLTDALLATNGIISPKLAGKIRYLDSRPDEQLRGITMESSAISLFFSMLRRSAPEAAPEPKEYLINLIDSPGHIDFSSEVSTASRLCDGAVVLVDAVEGVCSQTVTVLRQTWIEKLKPILVINKMDRLVTELKMTPAEAYVHLSKLLEQVNAVLGSFFQGERMEEDLNWREKMEERVNAAVAAKASADDDFSDAGDLQFEERDDEDIYFAPEKNNVIFSSAIDGWAFTCRQFASLYEKKLGIKRGLMEKVLWGNFYLDPKTKKVLGPKHLKGRNLKPMFVQLVLEPVWTVYQATCGGDNGKGDPALLEKVTKSLSLTIPPHIIRARDPRLLLTTVFASWLPLSTAVLVSVVESLPSPPAAQAARIPDLIEQSPGSAVVNKSIKEAMISFKHDKSDPVVAYVSKMVSIPESELPENKRKPGQMSGEEARELARKKRAEAAKAAQEANKDSMNDLTTALDNTHINNDETEEQKVDPEHLIGFARIYSGTLSVGDTLYVIPPKWSPANPTAEPQPQEVAVSALYMLMGRNLESLDSVPAGVVFGIGGLEGKILKSGTLCSRLDGAINLAGVSMAGKPIVRVALEPVNPADLDKMIHGLELLVQSDPCAEYERFASGEHVLLTAGELHLERCLTDLKERFARCDIQAGAPIVPYRETIVRVDEMRPPVNKELGRGAVVGTTSSKQVTISLRVRPLPSDVTDFLLKNGDAIKRLYTESKATENGEDQEQADGQDNIVADTAVTAANTLSVDELKKQLQKQLETGKGRDIWKNRVDSIAAFGPRRTGPNLLIDATNDAILPKLFGSEAAETSAPRVGEALHPSHLADKITYAFQLATAQGPLCNEPMQGVAVFIEDVTLDLPDDDTSARDKLSRLTSEIIKTFQASLRSAFLDWSSRLMLAMYSVEIQASTEVLGRVYDVLTRRRGRVVAETMKEGTPFFTIQAVLPVAESFGFADEMRKRTSGAAQPQLVFAGFEILDEDPFWVPFTEDDLEDLGELADKENVAKRYMDGVRRKKGLLVEGRNVATDAEKQRTLKR, from the exons ATGCCTGTCGTAACACCGGAAAAGTTAGCAAGCCTGCAAAGGCAGTCAAATGATATCAGAAAT ATTTGTATCTTGGCTCATGTTGATCATGGCAAAACATCGCTCACCGATGCCTTACTCGCCACAAACGGCATCATCTCACCAAAACTGGCTGGCAAGATTCGATATCTCGACTCACGGCCAGACGAACAACTTCGAGGAATCACCATGGAATCTTCAGCCATCTCATTATTCTTTTCCATGCTTAGACGATCTGCGCCTGAAGCGGCACCTGAGCCTAAAGAGTACCTCATCAATCTAATCGATTCACCTGGACACATTGACTTTAGCAGCGAAGTTTCCACAGCGTCACGGCTTTGCGATGGAGCTGTAGTTCTCGTGGAcgctgttgaaggagtttGCAGTCAAACCGTTACTGTCCTGCGGCAAACATGGATAGAAAAATTAAAGCCCATATTGGTGATTAACAAGATGGACCGGTTGGTGACTgagttgaagatgacgccCGCCGAAGCCTATGTTCATCTGAGCAAACTCCTCGAACAAGTCAATGCTGTTTTGGGAAGCTTTTTCCAGGGTGAACGAATGGAAGAGGATCTCAACTGGAGGGAAAAGATGGAGGAAAGGGTGAATGCGGCCGTCGCGGCCAAAGCCTCTGCTGACGATGACTTTTCAGATGCTGGCGACCTTCAATTCGAAGAGCGTGACGACGAAGACATCTACTTTGCTCCGGAAAAGAATAATGTCATCTTTAGTAGTGCTATTGATGGATGGGCGTTTACATGCCGGCAATTTGCTAGTTTATACGAGAAGAAACTAGGCATTAAGCGAGGACTGATGGAAAAGGTTCTGTGGGGGAATTTTTACCTCGACCCGAAGACGAAAAAGGTTTTGGGTCCCAAACACTTAAAGGGGCGAAATCTCAAGCCAATGTTTGTTCAGTTGGTTCTCGAGCCGGTCTGGACAGTCTACCAAGCAACATGCGGtggtgacaatggcaagggtGATCCGGCACTGCTTGAAAAGGTTACGAAATCATTGAGTCTAACTATACCACCACATATTATTCGAGCCCGTGACCCGAGGTTGCTCCTAACGACTGTCTTTGCCTCCTGGCTGCCGCTCTCAACAGCCGTCTTGGTGTCTGTTGTTGAGTCTTTACCCTCACCACCTGCTGCCCAGGCGGCGCGAATTCCCGATCTCATTGAGCAATCACCAGGATCGGCAGTTGTCAACAAGTCTATCAAGGAAGCAATGATCTCTTTCAAACATGACAAGTCGGACCCTGTGGTCGCCTATGTCAGTAAGATGGTCTCGATCCCAGAGAGCGAGTTGCCTGAAAATAAGCGAAAGCCGGGGCAGATGAGTGGCGAGGAAGCGCGAGAGCTGGCGCGCAAAAAGCGAGCCGAGGCAGCCAAAGCCGCACAGGAGGCAAACAAGGACTCTATGAACGACCTGACCACGGCACTTGATAATACTCACATTAATAATGATGAAACGGAGGAGCAAAAAGTAGATCCAGAACACTTGATTGGATTTGCACGAATCTACTCGGGAACCTTATCAGTTGGCGACACACTGTACGTTATTCCTCCGAAATGGTCACCGGCAAATCCGACAGCGGAACCACAACCTCAAGAAGTAGCAGTCAGTGCTCTGTACATGCTCATGGGGCGAAATTTGGAATCACTCGACTCGGTGCCTGCAGGTGTCGTCTTCGGTATCGGCGGCCTCGAGGGCAAGATTCTCAAATCTGGGACTCTTTGCAGCCGACTCGATGGAGCAATCAACCTGGCCGGAGTGAGCATGGCAGGAAAGCCTATTGTTCGAGTAGCCCTGGAGCCGGTGAACCCAGCCGACCTGGACAAGATGATTCACGGCCTGGAGCTCCTTGTGCAGAGCGACCCGTGTGCAGAGTACGAGCGATTTGCGAGCGGTGAGCACGTGTTACTAACGGCTGGTGAACTTCACCTGGAGCGCTGTCTTACCGATCTCAAAGAAAGGTTTGCACGGTGTGACATTCAAGCTGGAGCTCCCATCGTTCCATACAGAGAGACGATTGTCCGCGTGGACGAGATGAGGCCCCCAGTAAACAAGGAGCTCGGCAGAGGTGCTGTCGTGGGGACCACAAGCTCAAAACAAGTCACGATATCACTACGAGTTCGGCCCCTTCCATCGGATGTCACAGACTTTCTCCTCAAGAACGGCGATGCCATCAAGCGCCTATACACGGAAAGCAAAGCCACCGAGAACGGTGAGGACCAGGAGCAGGCAGACGGTCAGGACAATATTGTCGCCGACACAGCAGTCACCGCGGCAAATACACTATCCGTcgacgagctcaagaagcaacTTCAGAAGCAGCTGGAAACCGGCAAAGGTCGAGATATCTGGAAGAACCGAGTAGACAGCATTGCCGCATTTGGTCCCAGAAGAACAGGCCCCAATCTACTCATCGACGCCACCAACGACGCCATCTTACCCAAGCTATTTGGAAGCgaggcagcagagacaaGTGCTCCCCGGGTGGGAGAAGCCCTCCACCCAAGTCACTTAGCAGACAAGATCACATATGCCTTCCAGCTGGCAACGGCTCAAGGCCCTCTATGCAACGAACCCATGCAAGGAGTGGCGGTCTTCATCGAAGACGTCACCCTCGATCTCCCCGACGACGACACCTCGGCCCGCGACAAACTCAGCCGTCTCACCAGCGAAATCATCAAGACGTTCCAGGCGTCCCTGCGCTCCGCCTTCCTCGACTGGTCTTCCCGCCTCATGCTCGCCATGTACAGCGTGGAGATTCAAGCATCCACCGAGGTTCTCGGCCGGGTGTACGACGTGCTCACCCGCCGTCGCGGACGAGTCGTAGCGGAAACAATGAAGGAAGGCACGCCGTTTTTCACAATCCAAGCCGTGTTGCCGGTCGCCGAGAGTTTCGGGTTCGCAGACGAGATGCGGAAGAGGACGAGCGGCGCGGCGCAGCCCCAGCTTGTGTTTGCGGGGTTTGAAATTCTCGATGAAGATCCGTTCTGGGTGCCATTTACGGAGGACGATTTAGAGGACCTAGGTGAGCTGGCGGACAAGGAGAACGTTGCCAAGAGGTATATGGACGgagtgaggaggaagaagggtCTGTTGGTGGAGGGGAGGAACGTGGCTACGGATGCGGAAAAGCAGAGGACGTTGAAGCGGTAG
- a CDS encoding autophagy-related protein 16 (similar to Metarhizium robertsii ARSEF 23 XP_007825095.2), with protein sequence MPNWKDEYLSSLKDAELQNPVNMELVQTCSQMADRISALEAEKAALESHVSNVNTSKPVPGSKAGETPSAEDPGVAQLRLDLAETLRSKGVAESRLRTAEEELSKLRTKSKDDSRCIRDFTAERASLTTRLKDREHEIREQRKLLEQVQDEMITLNLQMTVAEKERDKVKKENKELVDRWMKRMAQEAEAMNLANEPLFDK encoded by the exons ATGCCAAACTGGAAAGACGAGTATCTCTCGTCCCTGAAGGATGCTGAGCTTCAGAATCCCGTGAACATGGAGCTGGTCCAAACAT GCTCACAGATGGCCGATCGCATATCTGCCCTCGAGGCCGAAAAGGCAGCACTGGAATCTCATGTCTCAAACGTTAATACTAGCAAGCCAGTTCCAGGGTCAAAAGCTGGGGAGACACCTAGTGCTGAAGACCCTGGCGTCGCTCAGCTTCGTCTCGATCTGGCCGAGACTCTCCGGTCCAAAGGTGTAGCAGAGAGTCGGCTACGGACGGCAGAGGAGGAACTCAGCAAACTACGAACCAAGTCCAAAGATGATTCACGTTGCATCAGAGATTTTACAGCTGAGCGGGCCTCACTCACAACCAGGTTAAAGGACCGAGAGCATGAAATACGGGAGCAACGAAAGCTACTCGAG CAAGTACAGGATGAAATGATTACCTTGAATCTTCAAATGACCGTGGCTGAAAAGGAAAGAGATAAGGTCAAaaaggagaacaaggaaTTGGTCGACCGTTGGATGAAGCGCATGGCCCAGGAGGCCGAGGCCATGAATCTTGCCAACGAGCCACTGTTCGACAAATAG
- a CDS encoding membrane-associating domain-containing protein has protein sequence MTQGNQSTTPAHPRTSNEASIALLEDHQKSQAHAHELHSYPTQPPNYQEATSATPLRRTTTLRDVAKKAQWAAYGSIRHCYQQANFCVILQFVLSFFVLGSAAGTLDKRDVLPDTTPIAIAALAFGVWFILTLFFRLRYSAASPTTAKPPTSYLVWTGIYILLWGAALACSVVLFLMVKPYKDERDMNVTSYTGCRKSEKKPCHPFTKRSALFTNGAIMLSTCSAALAFGFLQIWILSRLWRRQYTEAEMRSEYEATPKMPKINFRASFKEGWKKGWEGERAKQAAAQTV, from the exons ATGACGCAAGGAAACCAGTCCACCACTCCAGCTCACCCACGCACAAGCAACGAAGCCTCCATCGCCCTCTTAGAAGACCACCAGAAATCGCAAGCCCACGCCCATGAGCTTCACTCCTATCCCACCCAACCGCCAAACTATCAAGAAGCAACGTCCGCGACACCTCTCCGCCGCACCACCACACTCCGAGACGtcgccaaaaaggcacaaTGGGCAGCATACGGAAGCATCCGGCACTGCTATCAGCAAGCAAACTTTTGCGTCATCCTGCAGTTCGTGCTGAGTTTCTTCGTCCTGGGCAGTGCGGCGGGCACGCTGGACAAGAGAGATGTTTTGCCTGACACGACGCCGATTGCGATTGCGGCACTCGCTTTT GGAGTATGGTTTATACTCACGCTCTTCTTTCGTCTGCGCTACTCGGCTGCTTCGCCTACTACGGCCAAACCACCTACGTCGTACCTTGTGTGGACGGGGATATATATCCTTTTATGGGGTGCAGCGTTGGCGTGCAGCGTTGTGCTGTTTCTTATGGTCAAGCCGTATAAGGATGAGAGGGACATGAACGTCACGTCTTACACTGGCTGTCGGAAATCCGAGAAGAAGCCGTGTCATCCGTTTACCAAGCGGTCAGCCTTGTTCACGAATGGGGCTATTATGCTGTCAACTTGCTCAGCAGCGCT TGCCTTTGGATTTCTTCAAATCTGGATTCTTTCCCGGCTATGGCGGAGACAATACACAGAGGCCGAAATGCGATCCGAGTATGAAGCTACGCCGAAGATGCCAAAGATCAACTTTAGGGCGTCGTTTAAAGAGGGCTGGAAGAAGGGCTGGGAGGGTGAGCGAGCGAAGCAGGCTGCGGCGCAAACTGTGTAG
- a CDS encoding eukaryotic translation initiation factor 3 subunit 6-interacting protein (similar to Aspergillus terreus NIH2624 XP_001213654.1): MATYQNGVAPARAIDDDSDVEEEALVAEYKEHVQYEDGDELSQTTSLTMAQQADDIQARLVQAAQPLDFSAPLEVKFQSYDSYCSLFHFILNSEGPVDLEPPSYYWAWDVIDEFIYQFNSFSSYRSRIARQASNEEEIQILRENPNTWGSYSVLNVLYSLIQRSQIAEQLAAMKRNEDPAAVAGEYGSKNLYKMLGYFSIIGLLRVHCLLGDFSLALKTLDDIELNKKAMFARVMAAHFTTYYYVGFSYMMMHRYADAIRMFSHILIYVSRTKNFQKNAQYDSITKKNEQMYALIAICVAFQPTRLDDTIHSALREKYGDQLLKLQRGGPESLPIFEELFRAACPKFISPVPPDFDNPESNIDPVEHHLAVFMDEVKTNMWSPTIKSYLRLYTTMDLNKLAGFLEVKPEELRSWLLVTKQRTKQLRWNDQSLLDGELVNVSDLDYALQGDLIHISEAKVGRKLVDWYLRNLSRTYN; encoded by the exons ATGGCGACGTACCAGAACGGCGTGGCACCAGCCCGCGCGATCGATGATGACAgtgatgtcgaggaggaagCCCTGGTGGCCGAGTACAAGGAGCACGTCCAGTACGAGGATGGTGACGAGCTCAGCCAGACCACCTCACTGACCATGGCGCAACAAGCCGACGACATTCAGGCGCGACTTGTGCAGGCTGCTCAACCTCTCGACTTTTCAGCACCTTTGGAAGTCAAGTTCCAGAGCTACGACTCCTACTGCAGCCTGTTTCACTTCATCTTGAACTCTGAGGGACCTGTCGACCTCGAGCCTCCTTCG TACTACTGGGCCTGGGATGTCATCGATGAATTCATCTATCAGTTCAACTCCTTCTCCTCGTACAGATCACGAATCGCTCGCCAAGCCTCCAACGAGGAAGAAATCCAGATCCTCCGCGAGAACCCCAACACCTGGGGCTCGTACAGCGTTCTCAACGTGCTGTACTCGCTCATCCAGCGATCCCAGATTGCAGAGCAGCTCGCCGCCATGAAGCGAAACGAGGACCCCGCCGCCGTAGCAGGCGAGTACGGCTCCAAGAACCTCTACAAGATGCTGGGATacttctccatcatcggcCTCCTCCGGGTGCACTGCCTGCTCGGGGATTTCAGCCTGGCCCTCAAGACGCTCGACGACATCGAGCTGAACAAGAAGGCCATGTTTGCGCGTGTCATGGCCGCCCACTTCACGACGTACTACTACGTCGGCTTCTCCTACATGATGATGCACCGCTACGCCGACGCCATCCGCATGTTCAGCCACATCCTCATCTACGTCTCGCGCACCAAGAACTTCCAGAAGAACGCGCAGTacgactccatcaccaagAAGAACGAGCAGATGTACgccctcatcgccatctgCGTGGCCTTCCAGCCCACCCGACTGGACGACACCATCCACAGCGCCCTCCGCGAGAAGTACGGCGAccagctgctgaagctgCAGCGCGGCGGCCCCGAGTCCCTGCCCATCTTTGAGGAGCTCTTCCGAGCTGCCTGCCCCAAGTTCATCTCCCCCGTCCCCCccgactttgacaacccCGAGTCCAACATTGATCCTGTCGAGCACCACCTCGCCGTGTTCATGGACGaggtcaagaccaacatGTGGAGCCCTACCATCAAGTCCTACCTGAGACTCTACACAACCATGGATCTGAACAAGCTCGCTGGCTTCCTTGAGGTCAAGCCCGAGGAGCTCCGATCCTGGCTCCTGGTCACCAAGCAGCGCACCAAGCAGCTGCGATGGAATGACCAGAGTCTTCTTGACGGCGAGCTGGTCAATGTTAGCGACCTTGACTACGCTTTGCAGGGG GATCTGATTCACATTTCCGAGGCCAAGGTAGGACGCAAACTAGTAGACTGGTACCTCCGCAACCTCTCCCGCACCTACAACTAG
- a CDS encoding histone methylation DOT1 (similar to Cordyceps militaris CM01 XP_006671982.1), with protein sequence MPLLGGKGNKFKVDPPKIRIEKVVVERAPTPSRPKPKSRPGPASAGVSSSRSSPVHRPSPRSSSARHESHSPYPSSSDEKRLDRKRKTGAVSSTRRSPAAERITFDKDSDAEDDGWMNLDTRKRQRRGTSEDKHLDANRKLRHSRAFEGRNDKLKFVHAVEVASLEEKCVPVMGAQKEDVAIELQYPSLQFELVWGKDKIDAVEASIRIVRHVAETYLTEEEAEPFTNHNTGLIRRLEKASNRNIQDLAGFKAALHEYNETLLGLVEDGIIAKNLDKMHELPRQLIAFILDQVYDRTVAPKVELLSKYENGTDYVYGELLHPFISKLLVEQTKMKSDQVFVDLGSGVGNVCLQAALEIGCESWGCEMMENACNLAEAQIAEFDARCMLWGIKPGKVHLERGDFRKNLVIHALKRADVVLVNNKAFTSQLNDDLVRMFLDLKSGCKIISLRSFVADFKSSHNINDVGSTILDVEECIYPEGFVSWTNAGGPYFISTRK encoded by the exons ATGCCTCTTCTCGGCGGCAAAGGGAACAAGTTCAAGGTTGATCCACCAAAGATCCGCATCGAAAAGGTCGTCGTCGAGCGTGCCCCGACACCGAGTAGGCCGAAGCCGAAGTCTCGTCCTGGTCCGGCCTCAGCTGGCGTTTCGTCGTCGCGCTCGTCTCCTGTTCACCGTCCTTCGCCAAGGTCCTCGTCCGCCCGACACGAGAGTCACTCGCCGTATCCCTCGTCGTCGGACGAGAAGCGGCTGGACCGGAAGCGCAAGACTGGCGCTGTTTCATCGACGAGGCGGTCGCCCGCCGCCGAACGGATAACCTTTGACAAGGACAGCGATGCCGAGGACGATGGCTGGATGAATCTTGACACTCGGAAGAGGCAGCGCAGAGGGACCTCGGAGGATAAACACCTCGATGCGAATCGCAAGCTGCGACACTCTCGCGCTTTTGAGGGACGCAATGACAAGCTCAAGTTTGTCCATGCGGTCGAGGTGGCTTCTCTGGAGGAGAAGTGCGTGCCCGTCATGGGTGCGCAGAAGGAGGATGTTGCTATAGAGTTGCAGTATCCTAGCCTGCA GTTCGAACTGGTCTGGGGCAAGGACAAGATAGATGCTGTCGAAGCGAGCATAAGAATCGTTCGCCACGTCGCCGAAACTTACCttacagaagaagaagcagaaccGTTTACCAATCACAACACGGGGCTTATTCGACGGCTGGAAAAGGCCTCGAACCGAAATATTCAAGATTTGGCGGGTTTCAAGGCCGCGTTGCACGAATACAATGAGACGTTGTTGGGACTGGTTGAAGACGGAATCATTGCCAAAAACCTCGACAAGATGCATGAACTCCCGCGACAACTCATCGCTTTTATTCTCGACCAAGTCTATGACCGAACAGTTGCACCCAAGGTGGAGCTCTTGTCCAAGTATGAAAACGGTACTGACTATGTCTACGGAGAGCTGCTGCATCCCTTTATATCAAAGCTTCTGGTTGAACAGACCAAAATGAAGTCTGATCAAGTATTCGTCGACTTGGGATCTGGCGTGGGGAACGTCTGCCTGCAAGCTGCCTTGGAAATCGGATGCGAAAGCTGGGGTTGCGAAATGATGGAAAATGCATGCAACCTTGCCGAGGCGCAAATTGCCGAGTTCGACGCCCGCTGCATGCTGTGGGGGATCAAGCCTGGCAAGGTTCACCTAGAGCGAGGCGATTTCCGTAAGAATCTTGTCATACACGCCCTGAAACGAGCCGATGTCGTTCTAGTTAACAACAAGGCCTTTACGTCGCAGTTGAATGACGACTTGGTGCGCATGTTTCTGGATCTGAAATCGGGCTGCAAAATCATTTCACTCAGATCCTTCGTGGCCGACTTCAAGAGTAgccacaacatcaacgacgTTGGTAGTACCATCCTCGACGTGGAAGAGTGCATATACCCCGAAGGTTTTGTCAGTTGGACCAATGCTGGTGGACCATATTTCATCTCCACTCGCAAATAG